Genomic DNA from Longimicrobiales bacterium:
TCCCGATCCCGGTTAGTTTCACAGTGCAATGGCAAAAACCTTCATCGGCATTTCCGGCTGGACCTACGCGGGGTGGCGCCGCCTCTTCTATCCGGAAGGATTGCCTCCGCGCCAGGAGCTGCCGTTCGCTTCACTCCAGTTCAACGCCATCGAGATCAACGGCACGTTCTACCGGCTTCAGCGGCCTGAGAACTTCGCGACGTGGCGCGACGTGACGCCGGACGGGTTCCGGTTTGCGGTCAAGGGCAGCCGGTTCATCACCCACATGAAGCAGCTGCGCGATCCTCGCGCTCCGCTCGCGAATTTCTTCGCGTCGGGCGTGCTGCGCCTCGAGGAGAAGCTCGGACCGCTGCTCTGGCAGTTCTCCGACCGTATGCGTTACGACCGCGCGCGCTTCGAGCCGTTCATTGCGATGCTCCCGCAGAGCGAACGGTCCGCATCGAAGCTGGCGCGTCACCACGACGGGCGGCTCGACGGCCGCGCTTCGTACCATACGGAGACCGATCGTCGTGTCCGGCACGCGTTCGAGGTGCGCCACGAGTCGTTCATGTGCGACGATTTCCTGGACCTCCTGCGGCAGCACCATATGGCGCTCGTGTTCTCCGATGCGGCCGCCGAATGGCCGTACGCCGAGGACGTCACGAGCGACTTCGTCTACCTGCGGCTGCACGGCGCGGAGGAGCTGTATGCCAGCGGCTACGACGCTCAGTCGCTGGACCGGTGGGCACGCAAGCTCCGCTCATGGACCAGCGGCCGCGAGCCGCGCGATGCGCTGCGCGCCGGCTCACGCAAAGCGCCGCATGCGAGCGGCCGGGATGCGTACGTATTCTTCGACAACGATGCCAAGGTGCACGCCCCCTTCGATGCGATGGAGCTGGCCGACCGGCTCCACGTGGACTGGAGACACGAACATGCCGAATGACCGGATCGCCGCCCTTCAGAAGATGATCGACCGCAGCCCGGACGACCCGCGCGCCCGCTTCGGCCTCGCCATGGAGCTGGAGAAGCTCGGCCGCTGGGAGGACGCCGCCGCTCAGCTCACACGCTATCTCGAGCTGACCGAGGACGAGGGCAACGCGTGGGGCCGTCTCGGCCACGCACTCCGGCAGCTCGGCCGTGATGATGAGGCACGCACGGCATACGCGCGCGGCATCGCCGCCGCCACCGCACACGGCCATCCGTCCATGGCCGCGGAGTTCGAGGAGATCCTCGATGACTGGTAAGACTGCTAGTGCCGCGCCCTCCAAAGACTGGTAACGCTGCGTCCGGCTGCGAACACGGTAACGCCGCGTCAGCGCATCGTGAACCGCCAGGTTGCCGTTGCCGTTCCCGATCCCCCACACGAACACGCTCCCGCTCCCGCTCCCGTTTTGTTCACCCCTTGCATAACCCCGAACCAAAACCGAACCTTACCGCGCCCCAGATAGCAGCAGATCCGTACGAAGGGAGACCGACCAGCAATGGCAGCCATGCCGACCAGACGGGAGCGGGTGCTCCCGCGCCTGATCGAGGAGGAGATGCGGTCCTCGTTCCTCGATTATTCGATGAGCGTGATCGTGCAGCGCGCGCTGCCGGACGTGCGCGACGGCCTGAAGCCGGTGCACCGCCGGATTCTGCACGCGATGAACGAGGCCGGCCTCTCCGCCGGACGGCCGTACAAGAAGAGCGCGACGGTGGTCGGCGACGTGCTGGGCAAGTACCACCCGCATGGCGACATGGCAGTCTACGAGGCCATGGTCCGGATGGTCCAGGACTTCTCGCTGCGTTACCCGCTCGTTGATGGCCAGGGCAACTTCGGCTCGATCGATGGCGACAACGCGGCGGCCTACCGATACACGGAGGCGCGGCTCGCGGCGATTGCGATGGACCTGCTCGCGGACATCGATCGCGACACGGTCGATTTCGCGCCGAACTTCGACGATCGCCTCAAGGAGCCCACCGTGCTGCCGGCGCGGTTCCCGAACCTGCTGGTCAACGGCTCGAGCGGCATCGCCGTCGGCATGGCGACGAATATCCCGCCGCACAACCTGGAGGAGGTCGCGGGCGCGCTGAAGGCGCTGGTCGCCGATCCCGACGTCACCGTCGAAGAGCTGATGGAGCACATGCCGGGTCCGGACTTCCCGACCGGCGCGTTCATCCTCGGCTCCGACGGCATCCGTGACGCCTACACGAAGGGACGCGGCCGCATCGTGATGCGCGCTGCGGTGCAGAAGGAGACGCGGCGCGGCGGTCGCGAGCAGCTGGTCGTTACGGCGCTGCCCTACGGCGTGTCGAAGGCGAAGGTGATCGAGCAGATCGCCAGCGTCGCGCGCGGGGGCAAGGTGGATGACATCGCGGATCTGCGCGACGAGTCGGACCGCGATGGCATGCGCATCGTGATCGAGCTTAAGCGCGGCGCGAAGACGAAGCCCATCCTGGCGATCCTCTACAAGCAGACATACCTGCAGGCGACGTTCGGCGCGATCATGCTCGCGCTCGATCATGGCGTGCCGCGCGAGCTCTCGCTGAAGGAGATGCTCGAGCGGTTCCGCGACCATCGCGTCGAAGTGATCCAGCGCCGGGCGCGACACGACCTGGAGAAGGCGCGGGCGGAGGCGCACATCATCCAGGGCCTGCTCATCGCGCTCGAGTATATCGATGAGGTGATCGCCATCATTCGCGCCTCAACCGACCAGGACGAGGCGGCGCGCGCGCTGTGCAACTCGTTCGACCTCTCGGAAGAGCAGGCGCGCGCGATCCTCGCCATGCGCCTCGGCCGGCTCACCGCGCTCGAGACCGACGACCTGAAGAAGCAGCTGAGCGAGCTGAAGAAACTCATCCGGCGGCTCGAGGAGATCCTCGCGAGCGAGGCGCGACAGCTGGAGGTCCTGATCGAGGAGCTGGACGATGTCGTCGGCCGTTTTGCCGATGCGCGTCGCACGCAGATCATCGAGAACGTGGCCGAGTACGAGGTCGAGGACCTGGTCGCCGAAGAGCAGGTGGTGATCACGCTCAGTCACGAGTCCTACATCAAGCGCGTGCCGCTCGACCTCTACCGCCGCCGTGTGTCGCGCGGCCGTGCTGTCGCCGGCATGGACCGGCACGAGGAGGACTTCCTCGAGCACGTGTTCGTCGCCGGCACGCAGGACACGCTGGTGTTCTTCACGCAGAGCGGACAGGCGCACGCGCTCGCCGTCGCCGACGTGCCGGAGGCCGGACCGAGCAGCCGCGGGCGTGCGCTCGCGCAGCTCATGACCATTCAGCGCGGCGACCGCGTTGCCGCCCTCATCCCGGTCCAGGAGTTCTCGGAGGATCGGCTGCTGCTGTTCCTCACGAGCGGCGGCATCGTGAAGCGTACCACGCTCGACCAGTACTCGAACATCCGCAGCGGCGGAATCGCCGCGATAAAGGTGCAGGAAGGCGACCGTCTGCTGGATGTGCAGGTATCTGAGGGCGCGAACGACATCGTGCTCGTGACGGGGCAGGGCCGTGCGATCCGGTTTGCCGAGAACGACGTTCCATCGATGGGTCGCGTGTCCCAGGGCGTCAAGGGCATCCAGCTGAGGAAGGATGACGGCGTGGTGGGCATGGCAGTAATCCGCCGCGAAGCGACACTCTGCACCGTCACCGAGAACGGCTACGCCAAGCGCACGCCGATGTCGGAGTACCCCGCGCAGAAGCGCGGCGGGCTCGGCACGATCACGCTGGATGTCAGCAGCAAGACCGGCCCGTTGATCGCCGCTAAGGAGCTGCTCGACGGCGATGAGCTCATGGTGATCACTGCGGCGGGCGCGGCGTTCCGCGTCGCTGGCGGCGAAGTCCCGGTACAGGGGCGGGCGACGCAGGGCAAGCGCGTCATCAGCGTCGGCGCGGGCGACCGCGTAGTCGAGGTCTCACGGGTCGCGCGTGAAGGCGCAGACACGGCCGGCGGGCGCCGCTCCACATCAGATGACGGCGCACAATCAGAAGGTCATGCAAACGGCGATGACTCGGACAGTGAGGATCAGCTCGACCTGATGAGCTAGTGCTGAAGTTCAGGAATCTCGTGTCCGCACGGGGAGGTCGGATTCACGAAATTCCCGCCACTACCGGATGAGCGGCGTCTGCGCTACCCGCTCGAGGAATGCGCCGAGCACGCGGTTGAACGCTGCGGGCTGCTCCAGCGACGGCAGATGCCCGGCGTTGTCGATGATCTCGATCTGCGCGCCGGGGATGGCGCGTGCGAGAAGTCGTGCGTCACCAGGCGGAGTGATCGCGTCCATGGCGCCGACGATCAGTTGTGTCGGCACGTTGATCGATCGCAGCTGCGGCGTGGAATCGGGACGCTCCGCCATGCCGAGCAGTGCGGCGACGACGGCGGGGGCGGGGGCCGTGCTCATGACTTCCCGCAGCTCCTGCTCCACGTGCGGCAGTTTCTCGCGCGTGCTCGCGGAGAGCAGACGCGGTACGAGCGCGTTGATCAACGCCGCGGTGCCGTTCGCGTGCACGTGTCTGGCGTTCTTGACGCGGCCCTCGCGTGCCTCCGCGGAATCGGGACTCGCCCGCGTGTCCGCCAGCACCAGCCCCCGCACCTGCCGCGGGGCACGGCGCATGACGGCGAACGTGACGTAGCCGCCCATCGAGTGACCACAGAACACGGCACTGGCCACGCCGAGATGCGCGAGCAGCGCTGCGACATCCTGTGCCAGGAGATCCATCGGCACACGGTTGCCGGTCACCGGCCCGCTGCCGCCGAAGCCGCGCAGGTCGGGCGCGATTACCCGCCAGCCGGGCGGCGGCGCATCCAGTTGAGGGCGCCATACGGCCGAGCTGAATGGAAACCCGTGGATGAGCACGAGCACGTCATTCCCCGCGCCCGCTTCCCTCCACGTCAGGGTCGCACCGCTGACCTCCGCCCGCGACAGCTCGGCTCCCATTCGCTCCTTTATCGGGTTCTGTAGCGTCAGATACCCAGGCTCGCGCGGATCAGAGGATCGATCCGTTCGGGCGTCCACGGCGGCTGGAACGTCAGCTCGACTTCCGCGCTCTCCACGCCTTCCACTCCCTCGATCGCGGCCTTTGCCTCGTCGAGGATCTGGCCGGCCACCGGGCAGAACGGCGATGTGAGGGACACCGTCGCCTTCACGTGGGTGTCCTGTACGTCAATGTCATAGACGAGGCCGAGCACGACGAGGTCCAGGTTCAGCTCCGGATCCTTCACCTTGCGCAAAGCCCGTCGGACGTCCTTTTCGGTAGGCATGTCTCAACCCTGCTGCAGTCGCGCGCCGGTTCCGGCGCTTTCCGCAATGTACCGACTCCACGCCACCGGATAAAGGCCGACGCCGCGCGGGGCGTTGACACGGCACCCCCGGAACCTGATCCTTGCACCCTCCCGCGCTTCACGGCCGGGCAGGAAATCGCAGCTTCCGGTGGCGCGGCATGCCGCGTCCGAACCAGGTGTACAGCGGATCATGGAGAGCGACATTCGACGTATTGCCGTGAACACGGGCGGCGGGGACTCGCCCGGCCTCAATGCAACCATCCGTGCCGTCGTCCTGTCGGGGATCCGGAACGGCTGGGAGGTGTTCGGGATCCGGAAAGGATTCGGCGGCCTGCTTGGCGAGGGCGGTGTGATTCCGATGGACGCGGACACGGTGCGCGGCATCACCCACCTCGGCGGAACCATCCTCGGCACTACGAACCGGGGGAATCCGTTCGACTGGCCACTTCCGGACGGCGGTACCGTCGACCGGTCGGACGAGATCCTGGAGGGATTCGACCGACACGGGTTCGACGCGCTGATCACGATCGGGGGCGACGGTTCGCTGATGATCGCGCAGCGCCTGGCGGAGAAGGGCCTGCCGGTGATCGGCGTGCCGAAGACCATCGACAACGACCTCGCCGCCACGTCGCTCACGTTCGGGTTTCACACCGCTGTCCAGACCGCGACGGAGGCGCTGGACAAGCTGCACTCCACGGCCGAGAGCCATGAGCGCGTGTTCGTCGTCGAGGTCATGGGGCGGAGTACCGGCTGGATTGCGCTACGATCCGGCATCGCCGCCACGGCCGACGTCATCCTGATACCCGAGATCCCCTACGACCTCGAGAAAGTCTGTGAGAAGATCAGGCAGCGCTACGACATCGGACGCCGTTTCGCGATCGTGGTCGCGGCCGAAGGCGCCGCTCCGCGCGGCGGCGCCGCTTCGTTCATCGCGCCGGCCGGCGCCGGCACCGCGGCCCGCTATGGCGGCATTGCCGAACAGCTCGCGGCCGACATCGCGGTATGCTCCGGCTACGAGACGCGTTCCCTGGTGCTCGGCCACCTGCAGCGCGGCGGCACACCCGTCGCATTCGATCGTTTCATCGCGCTCCGGTTCGGCGCGGCAGCCGTCCGCCTGGTGCAGGAAGGCCGGTTCGGGACGATGGTCGCCATGGTCAATGACGCCATCACAGCAGTCCCCCTGAAGGAAGCCGTCGCGAGCATCAAGACGGTCGACCCGGAATCGGACGCGGTCCAGACCGCCAAGGCGACCGGCATCTCGTTCGGCGACTGAACCGGTCGCCGGCGCGAACCGACATCTCGTTCGGCGACCGACCGGTCGCCAGGTCGAACCGACGTCTCGCTCGCGCCTGACCGGCCGCCGGTGACCGACTACGTTGATCCAGACGCCACGAAGCGTCTCGTTCGCAATCCGCTGGAGGTATGGTGATGAAGCGCTGGTGCGTATCGCTCCTGCTGCAGGTAATGATCGTCTCGCCAACGGCAGCACAGTCCTTCGACCTGTCGGTCGCCAACATCATGCGCGGCCCCGAGCACGTGGGCGAGCCACCGTCGGGCGTCAGCTGGACGGATGACGGCCGCTGGATCTACTTCCGGTGGAAGCCCGGCGGCATGGCATGGCACGAGTCCACGGCCCTCTACCGCGTGCGGGCCGACGGCGGCACACCCGAGCGACTCGACGACACCGCAGCGGACTCGCTCGGCGTGTTCACCGCATCGGGCGACATCTCGCCCGACGGCCGCTCGCGTGTCGTCAGCTATCGCGGCGATCTCTTTCTCATCGATCGTCGCAACCTGAACGTGCGACGCCTGACGGACACGCGCGGGAATCACTCGTCGCCCATCTTCTCGCAGGATGGACGCACCATCTACTACATCAGCGACAACAACGTCTTCGCCCGCTCACTCGCCGACGGGACGCTCCGCCAGGTCACCGATATCCGCAGTGGACCCGCTCCCTCCGAGCCGCGCCCCGCAACCGGACAGCGCGGCTTCCTCGAGCAGCAGCAGCACGAGCTGTTCGAGCACATCCGCCTCCAGGTGCAGCAGCGCGACGCCAATCGTGAGCGGACACGTGCGCGCGAGGAGCGCGAGCCGCGCCAACCGGCATATCTCGATCGCAACGAGCGCGTCGCATCGCTCGAGGTGGAGCCCGGCGGTCGCTACGCCGTCGTATCCACGACGTCCACGTCACAATCCGATGCGCGCCGCACATCCATTCCGTACTGGGTGACGGAGTCCGGTTACACGGAGCCGCGCGAGATGCGCACCAAGGTCGGCGATGAGCCGGGTGCGAGCGGCCGCATGGGCATTGTCTCTCTCGAGAACGGCGAAGTGCGCTGGCTCGATGTCGCTCGAGCGACCCGTCCCGCGACGGACACTTCAACGGCCGCGCCGGAGTTCGGCTTCACGCGATTCGTCGGCTGGAACGATCAGGGGACCGCGGGCCTCGTCGCGGCGACCAGCGCCGACTTCAAGCAGGAGTGGCTGTGGTCCATGGATGCGGCGACCGGCACGCTCACACTGCTGGCCAATGACCGTGACGAGGCGTGGGTCGCGGGACCCTGCTCGTTCTGCATCGGCTGGATGCCCGATGGCAGTCGCGCGTGGTTCGTCAGCGAACGCGACGGATTCGCTCACCTCTACACGATCGCACCCGATGGCAGCGGCCTGCGCCAGCTGACCAGCGGCGACTGGGAGGTGCACAGCGTCGAGATCTCGCCGTCGAAGGATCGCTTCTACCTGACAACCAGCGAAGGCTCACCGCACGAGCAGCACTTCTATCACATGCGGCTCGATGGCACCGGCCGCACGCGCATCACGACCATGCCGGGGCGGCAGGACGCGACGCCGTCACCCGACGGCTCCCGCGTCGCGTTCGTCCACTCGTTCGCGAATACCCCGCCGGATCTCTACATCGCACCGAACCGTGCGGGCGCTGACGCACGTCGCATCACGACGTCACCCACGGCCGAGTGGAGCTCGTTCGACTGGCTCGCGCCCGAGATCGTGCACGTCCCCGCGCGTGATGGCGTGCAGGTGCCCGCGCGCATCTATCGTCCCCAGGACGTCGGCGCGCAGCCGAACGGTGCCGCAGTCATCTTCGTCCACGGTGCGGGCTACCTCCAGAACGTGCACAACTGGTGGTCCACGTACTATCGCGAGTACATGTTCCACCATCTGCTCGCGCAGCGCGGCTACGTCGTTCTGGACATCGACTACCGCGGGTCGGCCGGCTACGGCCGCGACTGGCGCACCGCGATCTATCGGCACATGGGCGGCATGGACCTCACCGACCAGGTCGACGGCGTCCGCTATCTCCAGCAGAATTTCGGCATCGATCCCGAGCGCGTCGGCATCTACGGCGGATCGTACGGCGGATTCATCACGCTGATGGCCCTGTTCACTCAGCCGGAGTCGTTCGGTGCCGGCGCGGCGCTCCGCAGCGTCACCGACTGGGCCCACTACAACCACGGCTACACGGGCCGCATCCTGAACCTGCCGCAGGACGACACCGTCGCCTATCGCCGGTCCTCACCCATCTATTTCGCCGAGGGCCTCGAGGATCCGCTCCTCATCGCACACGGCATGGTCGACACCAACGTCCATTTCAGCGATGTGGTGCGACTCGCCCAGCGCCTGATCGAGCTCGGCAAGACAGACTGGGAGATGGCCGTCTATCCTGTCGAGAACCACAGCTTCGTAGAGCCGTCGTCGTGGACGGATGAGTACCGGCGGATTCTGGAGCTGTTCGAAGAGAATCTCCGGCGCTGAGCGGCCGCGCCTCCGGGGCGCAGGGCGCGATCGGGATTGCGTCGCACGGCGCCGCGACGCATCCCTCGACGCGAACCTACGGAAATAGCTTCCACACGGGCGGGAATGTGCCCAGTATGCCCAGCGCCGTGAGCATGAGAGTGATGGCGCCTATCCGGCCGCCATTCAATTCCCGGTCCTTCCACAATGCGTGCAGCACAGCCCACGAGATCAGCCAGACGACCACGGCGAGGGTCGTGCGGCCGGATACGCCACCGGAAGGGCCGTAGAGCGCTGGTACCGAGAACACGCCTGCTTCGTTCAGCAGGACGATAAAGCCAACTGCGAAGGCACCGATCCCCGCAGCCAGGAACGCCGCCATGGCGGCGCCGTTCGGGCGTTGTCCAGACACCGGGCGGATCGGCGCCGACTGCGCGGCTTCCTTCGTATCCATGGCTGACCTCTTCGTGGCGCCCACTGCGGGGCGGTTACTCCAGCGGAGCGACCTTGTTGACGAAAACACCCAGCAGCGACACGTACGCGACGATCGCGAAGCAGACGAGCAGCAATGACTCGCCCAGACGCCGCAGTCCTGCCTCCTCCAGCAGCCGCTCGCGATAACGCCACGCCACGAAAGCCACCGACGTGACCAGCATCGCAGCTATGAACGGGAGGTGCTCCTTCGTCTCCATCGCGAACGCATGCAGCCACGCCGTGGTCGGCTCGGCGAGCAGCATGGAGCGGGGGTACGCCGACAGGTCAGTCGCTCCCTCGGGCGGTGTGGCCCGGTACGGCGGGAAAATGATGTACGTACCTGCCAGCGTCGTCAGCCAGGTCAGCCCCGCCGCAACGGCTGTCATGGCCGAAATCGCTCCCGCCCGCGTCGCTGCCAGGCCCGCCGGTTCAGCCCGCGGGCGCAGCAGGTAAACAGCAAAAAGGGCGGCCGAGAGCGCCAACAGCGCCCCGCCGCCCATCCCTATCCCGTGAAGCATCGTCAATAAGCTTTGGTCGGAAAACAGCATCGGTCCCCCTGGACGAGAGATACCCGTGTGCTCCTCCGCCGAACCTGGAGAGACCCGCGGCTTTCGCAAGTCGGGCGAAGTCCGCGTGGCACGTAGGGAAGCGCACCCTCGGCTCACGCAGCTCCGGAAACACGAATGGGACCGCGATCACCGCCGCCGGTTCGCAGTTGCCCGCAATCCGTCAGCCGCCGATCCCGATCCCATTCGTACTTCGTTACATGCTCACCCTGCGAACGTCACCAGGATCCCCCGGCGACCTCACCAGCTTACCCTCCGAACTTGGCGTTCATCAGCCTCACATGGAGAGCACTCTTCCCAGTCAGAACCTTGTCCGCATAGCCGTTGTCGGGGTTCTTGCCACGCGCCAGCAGCTTCGAAACGGTTCCCGGCCCGCGATTGTATGCGGTCAGGGCCAGCTTCTCATCACCCTCATACTTGTCCATCAGATAGCGCAGGTACTGGAACCCCACCCTCAGGTTCGTCTCCGGCTTCATCAGATCGCTGCGCGTCGTGCCCGGCACCAGCCAGCGTGCCGTCGATGGCAGCAGCTGCGTCAGACCCACCGCACCTACCGGCGACACCGCACGCGTCCGGAAGCTCGACTCCGCCTGCACCAGACCGAACGCCACCCGCGGCACGATCTTCTCCGCCAGCGCCGCCTCGTGAATGTCCGTGGCCAGCGGAATCGGGATGTCGAACTCCGCCGCAAACGATGCGACGACCAGCTCACGCTCCCGCTCCAGTGTCCGCTGACCCCATTCCCGGGTCACCGGATCTGTCTCGTTCGCTTCGATTCGTGACGCTATCGTGCGCTCCCGCTCCGCGAGTGAATCCAGCTGACCACTCGCCATCAGCACAGCCGACGGGACCATCAGCGCTCCTCCGAGCACCACCCGCAGCGCCGGCCGGCGCGCACGCTCGCACAGCGCCCTGACCTTGGGTGAAAAGCGCATACGCAGCTCCCTTGGCTTGGGTGTGTGATTACTTATAAATGTAGTGGTAACTTGGAGTTAGGGCAACCCAGCCGGGCGTTTTTGGCGTCACGTGGCCCCAAATCAGCCCCGGTTGGCGGGGCTCGGCGTGCCATGCCCCCGAGAGACCTCGCGGCGACTGCCGCGCGTTCACACGAGTTCAGTACACATTCTGGTGGCGCAGGACCGCTATCTGAGACGGACGGTCTGCGGCGTCCCGGCCACCAGCGTCACCGTATAAGGGCCGGCGCGCCGGCTGCCCGTCACCGCCTCCCCGCGGACTGTGACGGTCTGCGTTGCAGGTGCGGCGATGACGAACCGCTCGGTCGCGCTGGCGTTGACGGTGCCGAGAATGGCGTCGCCGCGGCCGTCGTCGTAGCTGACGACCATTGTGACACCGGTCATGTTCTCGACGCTGATACTGAACGTTTCGGCAGGTGCAGCACTGCCGACTTCGAGGCCGCGAGCGCAGCCTGAGAGGGTGATAATGCTGAGGAACAGGAAACAGCGGCGGAGTGTCGGCATGTTTCGCTCACGCGTTGGCGGGAGCGTACGGCTCACTCCGGAAAAGAGAAGCGCCGGCCGCTCTCCGAGTCTGGATCGTCGCCGGTCATGACCTGCACGATGGCGGCCATTTCCTCGCCGATGGCCTCGAGCCGGTGGCTGACCGTGAGCACATGGGCATACTCGAAATAGCCGGCGACGGCGCTCTCGGCGGCGGCGTGCTGAACGATGACGGCCTCGTCCATGGCGGCGCGGGAGCGATCGAGCAGGTGCTTGACCACCATCTGGAGGGTCCGCTGGTCATCGAGCGTGTCGATCGAGATGTCGCCGGTCAGCCTGTGCGAGAACTGCTCCACGTCGGCGACGAGCTGCGGGGGCGCAACGATCCCGTGGCCGCTCACCATATTGGCGAGCAGCACGCGTTCCGCGCATGAACCGAGCGCGGCGAGCTCTTCGAAGCTCAGGTACAGGATCACGTCACCCCTCCATCGGATTGATCGTCTGCTGCTGATCATATGCCGAAGCCGTACGGTACGTTCCGCAATCGCTGTTCCGGCTTCGGATCAATCACGCTGTTCCTTGTATAATAACAAGATACGCCTCGCGAGCCTGCCGTAAAGGCTCTCGCGAGGCGCATCGAGTGTCGCACAACTGGAACAATTAGTCGCGCAGCAGCCTGGCCAGCAGGAAGCCCGCGCCGGCGGCGATGCCCACGCTGAGCAGCGGCCGCTCCCGGATCGAGCGTTCCAGATCGTCGCGCATCGCGTCCGGGTCGTGGCTGCGCAGATATTCCGCGCCGCTGTCGAGCGCCTCACCCGCACGCAGAGCGACCTGACTGGCGCGCTGCTGCACGCCGCCGGCCTCTTCCATCCCGCGTCCGCGCTCCTCGAGGCGGTCGCTGATCCGCTCGAGCTGTCCTGCGACGCGGTTCCGGCTCGCATCCACCGCACTGCTCAGCCGCTCACGACCTTCGCCCACCTTCTCGCTGATCCGCTCCCTGGCACCCTGCTCTTCGCCCGTGAACTTGCGGTCGTAGGAGCCGGCGCGCGTGCCCGCATCGTCCGGCGAGCCGCCTGGCGCCGCCGCTCCCTCGGAACTGAAGGGTCCGCCCGTGGACGAGCCCTCAGTCGATCTGGATGCACCGCCCTGTGACGAGGCCTCCGTCGAGCTGAATGCACCGCCCTGCGACGGGTCCGGCGAGCCGAATGCACCGCCCTGCGACGGGCTGCCCGTGGAGCCGGTCTGTGGTGACCTGTTCGACTCGGCGTCGCTCGTCGAATCCTGCTTGTCGCGATCGAAATCCATGTTGCTACCTCCTTCTGCGTGGTACGGCGCACAGCGCAAGACACGTTCCCTTCACTGCTGCATTGTGCCACTCATGCTGCCGTGTCACGCTCTGCGGAGAGCACGTCCGCAACCTCGCCGCCGAGCAGGATGGACAGCGCAGTGATATAGAGCCACAGCAGCAGTACGATGATCCCACCGATGAAACCGTAGGTCCTGCCGAAATTCGCGATGTTGGAGACGTAGATCCGGAAGAGCAGCGTAGCGAGCATCCACACGATGGTCCCTGCGATGGCGCCGACCAGGAGCTCGCCTCGGATGTTGCGCTGGTCATGGGCCGGCATCACGTAGTATACGGTCCAGAGCAGCGCGACGAGCAGGACCAGCACGATCGGCCACGCGAGCCAGTGCGCATAGCTGCCCAGACCGAGCGCGCTTGCCAGCTGCGGCCCGGCGACGATCGCAATTGCTCCGCCCCAGAGCAGCGCGCCGCCGACGACCATCAGCCCGATCGCCTTGAGGCGTTTCTTCCACCAGGTGGCATTCTCGCGGACGTTGAACATCGCGT
This window encodes:
- a CDS encoding prolyl oligopeptidase family serine peptidase encodes the protein MKRWCVSLLLQVMIVSPTAAQSFDLSVANIMRGPEHVGEPPSGVSWTDDGRWIYFRWKPGGMAWHESTALYRVRADGGTPERLDDTAADSLGVFTASGDISPDGRSRVVSYRGDLFLIDRRNLNVRRLTDTRGNHSSPIFSQDGRTIYYISDNNVFARSLADGTLRQVTDIRSGPAPSEPRPATGQRGFLEQQQHELFEHIRLQVQQRDANRERTRAREEREPRQPAYLDRNERVASLEVEPGGRYAVVSTTSTSQSDARRTSIPYWVTESGYTEPREMRTKVGDEPGASGRMGIVSLENGEVRWLDVARATRPATDTSTAAPEFGFTRFVGWNDQGTAGLVAATSADFKQEWLWSMDAATGTLTLLANDRDEAWVAGPCSFCIGWMPDGSRAWFVSERDGFAHLYTIAPDGSGLRQLTSGDWEVHSVEISPSKDRFYLTTSEGSPHEQHFYHMRLDGTGRTRITTMPGRQDATPSPDGSRVAFVHSFANTPPDLYIAPNRAGADARRITTSPTAEWSSFDWLAPEIVHVPARDGVQVPARIYRPQDVGAQPNGAAVIFVHGAGYLQNVHNWWSTYYREYMFHHLLAQRGYVVLDIDYRGSAGYGRDWRTAIYRHMGGMDLTDQVDGVRYLQQNFGIDPERVGIYGGSYGGFITLMALFTQPESFGAGAALRSVTDWAHYNHGYTGRILNLPQDDTVAYRRSSPIYFAEGLEDPLLIAHGMVDTNVHFSDVVRLAQRLIELGKTDWEMAVYPVENHSFVEPSSWTDEYRRILELFEENLRR
- a CDS encoding lytic transglycosylase domain-containing protein gives rise to the protein MRFSPKVRALCERARRPALRVVLGGALMVPSAVLMASGQLDSLAERERTIASRIEANETDPVTREWGQRTLERERELVVASFAAEFDIPIPLATDIHEAALAEKIVPRVAFGLVQAESSFRTRAVSPVGAVGLTQLLPSTARWLVPGTTRSDLMKPETNLRVGFQYLRYLMDKYEGDEKLALTAYNRGPGTVSKLLARGKNPDNGYADKVLTGKSALHVRLMNAKFGG
- a CDS encoding YihY/virulence factor BrkB family protein: MKVYDLTRRIVSGAMADNITGEAAKAAYYFFLSLFPMILAGFALTGFLGGTSAFDTIMGWLQGVLPGVATEYLEEFVREITDERRPEALSLGILLAVWSASNFFAALGDGLDAMFNVRENATWWKKRLKAIGLMVVGGALLWGGAIAIVAGPQLASALGLGSYAHWLAWPIVLVLLVALLWTVYYVMPAHDQRNIRGELLVGAIAGTIVWMLATLLFRIYVSNIANFGRTYGFIGGIIVLLLWLYITALSILLGGEVADVLSAERDTAA